ACAATCAAATGGCAATGGGTCGCGATCCGATCGGCGACATTCTCGCGCGCCGATCGCGCTGAGCTTTAGGCTTTCGCCACCGGCGGGTTCTCGCCCAGATCCTCGTACCAGGCTTCGACCGGGCCGCTGAGCTTCAGCGTCAGCGGCTGGCCCTTGCGGTCCATGGTCTTGCCGGCCTGGACGCGCACCCAGCCTTCGGAAATACAATATTCCTCGACATTGGTGCGCACCACGCCCTTGAAGCGGATGCCGACGCCGCGCTGCAGCTTGTCGCCATCGAAATGCGGGCTGCGCGGGTTGATCGCCAGGCGATCCGGCGGAACGTCTGCGCCGGTGCTGGCAGGTACGGTTTCGGCCGAGGGCTCAGGCGCTGTCTGTTCTTCGCTCATGTCCCGCGCTCTAGGCTGCTCAACGCGCTTGTCAATTCGCCTCGCCTCACGTAAGGGGCGCGCCTCCCGAGGGAATGGGCGCGTAGCTCAGTGGTAGAGCACACCCTTCACACGGGTGGGGTCGCAGGTTCAATCCCTGCCGCGCCCACCATTCCCTCGGTTGATTTTCCTACTTTTTGAAACGTCTGCTTTACAGACGTTCCTGCGGGAAATTCGAAAAAATCCAACACCGGTCGGCACCACCGCCGAGCTCGGCTCGTTTGGTCACTCTGATTGGGTTTCGATCCCTGCTTCCGGGGGAAACGGGCCGTTGCGGG
The window above is part of the Novosphingobium sp. G106 genome. Proteins encoded here:
- a CDS encoding DUF3297 family protein; this encodes MSEEQTAPEPSAETVPASTGADVPPDRLAINPRSPHFDGDKLQRGVGIRFKGVVRTNVEEYCISEGWVRVQAGKTMDRKGQPLTLKLSGPVEAWYEDLGENPPVAKA